The proteins below are encoded in one region of Clostridium estertheticum:
- a CDS encoding mechanosensitive ion channel family protein has translation MIKFLLDLGLKFETVGVLIKIIITIFIIMMFHLLKKSICSFINKSNFDSLNTIKYKKTSTLSVNILTAVAIIPIWMYESKDIFTFLGIFSAGLAFAFRDLVASFLGWLIINTHKPFKLGDRIKIGESLGDVVAIDWFYTTIIEVMENDNRTYGQSTGRITHIPNIQILTEDLINETNAFPFTWNELKINLTLTSNWREAKNILMSIADDKVGDIEREAKDSLSIASKTLPIYYENLSHTVYTSMESGSVCLNLRLICKARNFRNLQHALVEDILDEFAKHEDIELL, from the coding sequence GTGATTAAATTTTTGTTAGATTTAGGTTTAAAATTTGAAACAGTCGGTGTATTGATAAAAATCATAATAACAATATTTATAATAATGATGTTTCATTTGTTAAAGAAAAGTATATGTTCATTTATTAATAAATCAAATTTTGATTCACTTAATACAATAAAATATAAAAAAACGTCTACACTATCCGTAAATATCTTAACTGCTGTAGCTATTATACCAATATGGATGTATGAGTCTAAGGATATATTTACATTTTTAGGGATATTCTCTGCTGGACTTGCCTTTGCCTTTCGTGATCTTGTAGCAAGTTTTTTGGGATGGCTTATAATTAATACTCACAAGCCCTTTAAACTTGGTGATAGAATAAAGATTGGAGAGAGTCTTGGCGACGTCGTAGCTATAGATTGGTTTTATACTACTATAATTGAGGTCATGGAAAATGACAATAGAACATACGGACAAAGTACTGGGAGAATTACTCATATACCAAATATACAAATACTCACTGAAGACCTTATAAATGAAACTAACGCATTCCCTTTTACTTGGAATGAGCTTAAAATAAACCTTACACTTACAAGTAATTGGAGAGAAGCTAAAAATATATTAATGTCTATTGCTGATGATAAAGTAGGAGATATAGAGCGGGAAGCAAAAGATTCACTAAGCATAGCATCAAAAACTCTTCCTATTTATTACGAAAATCTTTCACACACAGTCTATACTTCCATGGAATCCGGAAGTGTTTGTTTAAACTTAAGGCTTATTTGCAAGGCAAGAAATTTTAGAAATTTACAGCATGCCTTAGTTGAAGATATTCTAGATGAATTTGCTAAACATGAAGACATCGAATTATTATGA
- a CDS encoding ketopantoate reductase family protein produces the protein MKYLIIGTGGTGGCIGGYLASSGKDVAFIARGNHLKAIKENGLIVHSTLKGEINLENVKVFDGDQEFGKFDVIFLCVKGYSLNETISTIKKASHAKTIIIPILNALNAGEQLSEALPGITVLDGCIYVGGYISAPGEITQTIKIFRVVFGARENTKVDIDVLYKVQLDLEESGIDGIISDNIRCDIFKKISFTSAYAATGAYYDAAAGEFQKDGECRKMFILLLKELQKVAIALNIKLDTDFIDENLVILSGFSSDTTASMQKDIKTGKSSEKDELIFNIVNIAEKYGIGVPNYKKIANHFGYIKSSRMFIQRKELM, from the coding sequence ATGAAATACTTAATAATTGGTACTGGTGGTACAGGGGGTTGTATAGGAGGATATTTAGCAAGTAGTGGAAAAGATGTTGCATTTATAGCAAGAGGGAATCATTTAAAGGCTATAAAGGAAAATGGACTTATTGTTCACTCAACGCTAAAGGGTGAAATAAATCTAGAAAATGTTAAAGTATTTGATGGCGACCAGGAATTTGGTAAGTTTGATGTGATTTTTTTATGTGTTAAAGGATACTCATTAAATGAGACTATTTCTACCATAAAAAAGGCTTCCCATGCAAAAACAATTATAATTCCAATTTTGAATGCATTAAATGCTGGAGAACAGTTATCCGAGGCTTTGCCTGGTATAACTGTTCTTGATGGTTGTATTTATGTTGGGGGATATATATCAGCTCCTGGGGAGATTACACAGACAATTAAGATTTTTAGAGTTGTTTTTGGAGCAAGAGAAAATACAAAGGTGGATATTGATGTATTGTATAAAGTACAATTAGACCTTGAGGAATCGGGAATAGATGGAATTATTTCAGATAATATAAGATGTGACATATTTAAAAAAATCTCATTTACATCTGCATATGCGGCGACTGGAGCGTATTATGATGCTGCAGCTGGTGAATTTCAAAAGGACGGAGAATGCAGAAAGATGTTTATATTGTTACTTAAGGAATTACAAAAGGTTGCAATTGCATTAAATATTAAATTGGACACAGATTTTATAGACGAAAATCTTGTAATTTTAAGTGGATTTAGTTCAGATACAACGGCTTCAATGCAAAAGGATATTAAGACAGGTAAAAGCAGTGAAAAGGATGAACTTATCTTTAATATTGTAAATATTGCAGAAAAGTATGGTATTGGTGTTCCAAATTACAAGAAAATAGCAAACCATTTTGGGTATATTAAAAGCTCTAGGATGTTTATACAAAGAAAAGAACTGATGTAA
- the fliB gene encoding flagellin lysine-N-methylase, translating into MEKTIKLRYPTYLKEFECIGGECKDSCCIGWDIDIDKTTFRQYYKVQDKEMKRMFQKNVHNNDEYLSPDVDYGKVKLKSGKRCAFLDEANYCMIYSKIGEEYLSNVCTSFPRITNMVDRHYEMSLDVACPEAARILLLKEEGISFKESEEILGKHIISSDIETTSTEYNNSPVKYFKEIRDLSIKIIQNRKFDLSQRLYILGDFINALEKELKHKYNNVPTFIKQYNINSVNDSYEKKGPSYIIQVDFFKTMLGFLKVSKEVDSLSFKEYTKQIIAGFKFDKEEDISKHSELYTKAFENYTENFMNNNSYIFENYLVNFMYNYMFPFNESESMFDGYIMLLVRSSFIRFYLVGRYLYNDHDNKEDIVEFIQTFSKTIEHHRTYLTDSLNHIKEHKFDNMEFAKKLL; encoded by the coding sequence ATGGAGAAAACTATAAAACTAAGGTATCCGACATATCTTAAAGAATTTGAATGCATTGGTGGAGAATGTAAAGACAGTTGTTGTATTGGTTGGGATATAGATATTGATAAGACAACCTTTCGGCAGTATTATAAAGTTCAAGACAAAGAAATGAAACGCATGTTTCAAAAAAATGTACATAATAATGATGAATACCTAAGTCCCGATGTAGATTATGGAAAAGTAAAATTAAAAAGCGGGAAAAGATGTGCTTTTCTAGATGAAGCAAATTATTGTATGATTTATTCGAAAATTGGAGAAGAATATCTTTCAAATGTTTGCACATCTTTTCCTAGAATAACAAATATGGTAGATAGGCATTACGAAATGTCCCTTGATGTAGCCTGTCCAGAAGCCGCAAGAATTCTTTTATTAAAAGAAGAAGGAATTAGTTTTAAGGAAAGTGAAGAAATTTTAGGAAAACATATAATATCAAGTGATATTGAAACTACATCTACAGAATATAATAACTCACCAGTAAAGTATTTTAAAGAAATTAGAGACCTTAGTATTAAAATAATTCAAAATAGGAAATTCGACCTAAGCCAAAGACTTTATATATTAGGTGATTTTATAAATGCATTAGAAAAAGAACTTAAACATAAGTATAATAATGTACCAACATTTATTAAACAATATAATATAAATTCAGTTAACGATTCATATGAAAAAAAAGGGCCAAGTTATATTATTCAAGTAGATTTTTTCAAAACAATGCTAGGTTTTTTAAAAGTATCTAAAGAAGTGGATAGTCTTTCTTTTAAGGAATATACTAAGCAAATTATAGCTGGATTCAAATTTGATAAAGAAGAAGATATTAGTAAACATTCCGAGCTTTACACAAAAGCATTTGAAAATTATACTGAAAATTTTATGAATAATAATAGCTATATTTTCGAAAATTATTTAGTTAATTTCATGTATAACTACATGTTTCCATTTAATGAATCAGAATCAATGTTTGATGGATACATTATGCTTTTAGTAAGGTCTTCATTTATTAGGTTTTATTTAGTTGGAAGATATTTATATAATGATCATGATAACAAAGAAGATATAGTTGAGTTTATCCAAACTTTCTCTAAGACCATAGAACATCACAGGACTTATTTAACTGATTCACTAAATCATATAAAGGAACATAAATTTGATAATATGGAATTTGCTAAAAAGCTTTTATAA
- a CDS encoding AEC family transporter: protein MNTINSQFLMSLSIILLGYFLKKVNILKESDGEVISRLIFNVTLPSIVINVFSTMTIDKSLLLVPVISFVFGLIMAVVALIVFKGESRREKGMLTMLVPSFNVGLFAYPIVESIWGRSGLKYFGMFDMGNSFIVFAVCYIIASIYSSSKGEVSYKNIFAKTMHSIPFLTYIITLAINLLGLSIPKPIIQITGILSKANMPLALLALGLYLSFSFKKTYLKNMAKIIALRYIIGFGVGILIYNLVPLDPMFKKTMLIGLILPISFTVIPYSVEFDYDTRFVGTVNNLTIIISFILMWAIIAFV from the coding sequence ATGAACACTATTAACTCACAGTTTCTTATGTCATTAAGTATTATTTTACTCGGATATTTCCTAAAAAAAGTAAATATTTTAAAGGAAAGCGATGGAGAAGTTATTTCCAGATTGATTTTTAATGTCACTCTTCCCTCCATTGTAATAAATGTTTTTAGTACAATGACTATAGACAAAAGCCTACTGCTTGTCCCTGTAATTAGTTTTGTATTTGGATTAATTATGGCAGTAGTGGCCCTCATTGTATTCAAAGGAGAATCAAGGCGAGAAAAAGGAATGTTAACAATGCTAGTCCCTTCCTTCAATGTTGGTCTTTTCGCATATCCTATAGTAGAGTCAATATGGGGAAGGTCAGGGCTCAAATACTTTGGTATGTTTGATATGGGTAATTCCTTCATTGTTTTCGCTGTTTGTTATATAATTGCAAGCATTTATTCAAGTAGTAAAGGTGAAGTAAGCTACAAAAATATTTTCGCGAAAACTATGCACTCAATACCTTTTCTTACGTACATTATTACTTTAGCGATTAATCTTTTGGGCCTTAGCATTCCCAAGCCTATTATACAAATTACTGGAATTCTATCCAAAGCAAATATGCCTCTCGCATTATTGGCACTTGGATTATACCTAAGCTTTTCCTTTAAGAAGACATATTTGAAAAACATGGCCAAGATAATTGCTTTAAGATATATAATTGGATTTGGAGTAGGTATACTTATTTATAATTTAGTACCCCTAGATCCAATGTTCAAAAAAACCATGCTAATTGGTCTTATATTACCAATAAGCTTTACAGTTATTCCTTACTCAGTGGAATTTGACTATGATACTAGGTTTGTAGGAACTGTCAATAACTTGACAATTATAATAAGCTTTATACTCATGTGGGCGATTATTGCTTTTGTTTAG
- a CDS encoding D-alanyl-D-alanine carboxypeptidase family protein: MKNKRFFILIVLFLVSSMSLNVFAATGSESTTNVPTIYGKAAITVDVATGEIIYAKDVDKQMYPASMTKLITALLLAENRVKTDKIKYTQSAKIQPADSLNVNLHSIGLNETMSSADVMDGLLLFSANDTAYMIADNISGNSTNFMKMMNDKAAKLQMTKTHFVTPNGLHDPDHYTTPYDMSILARFAFLNPWVKESMNKKQSTLSTSKGTTFKIENSNKLLGVNGCIGGKTGYTSKAGRCLVAFYERNGREIMGVVMGSVMDASDTYVFNDMEKIINYSYTLQRTVLHANNSVVKTETLKYKPLKFFGPEKTVSVPLVVKEDVSYYKNDANEKDLKENINLSDITVSSLKGNESIGTLRLTQKGKVKTYKLYSAVSSGALTKNDMPIYLMAAGILALVLVGIALIIRTNYLKKRKRRRKIKY; the protein is encoded by the coding sequence TTGAAAAACAAAAGATTTTTTATTCTGATTGTATTATTTCTAGTATCTTCTATGAGTTTAAATGTTTTTGCTGCGACTGGTAGTGAGAGCACTACAAATGTGCCAACAATATATGGGAAAGCAGCTATCACTGTTGATGTTGCAACTGGCGAGATAATTTATGCGAAAGATGTGGACAAGCAAATGTACCCAGCAAGTATGACAAAGCTGATAACTGCACTACTTCTCGCTGAGAACAGGGTAAAAACTGATAAAATAAAATACACGCAAAGTGCAAAAATTCAGCCAGCGGATTCATTAAATGTTAATCTTCATTCAATTGGACTTAATGAGACCATGTCAAGTGCAGATGTAATGGATGGTTTGTTATTATTTTCAGCAAATGACACTGCATATATGATTGCAGATAATATTTCAGGGAATTCTACAAATTTTATGAAAATGATGAATGATAAGGCAGCTAAATTACAGATGACTAAAACTCATTTTGTAACTCCTAACGGTCTTCATGATCCAGATCATTATACTACGCCTTATGATATGAGCATATTGGCTAGATTTGCATTTTTAAATCCTTGGGTAAAAGAGTCAATGAATAAAAAGCAAAGTACTTTATCAACATCAAAAGGTACAACATTTAAAATTGAGAACAGCAATAAACTTCTTGGTGTTAATGGTTGTATTGGTGGAAAAACGGGGTATACTTCAAAGGCAGGGAGATGTCTTGTAGCTTTTTATGAAAGAAATGGTAGAGAAATTATGGGCGTTGTTATGGGCTCAGTTATGGATGCAAGTGACACTTATGTTTTCAATGATATGGAAAAAATTATCAACTATAGTTATACTTTGCAAAGGACGGTGTTACACGCAAACAATTCCGTTGTGAAAACAGAAACATTAAAATATAAACCGCTTAAATTTTTTGGCCCAGAAAAAACTGTAAGTGTACCACTAGTAGTTAAAGAGGATGTTAGTTATTACAAGAATGATGCAAATGAAAAAGACTTGAAGGAAAATATAAACTTATCTGATATCACTGTTTCTAGTCTTAAAGGAAACGAGAGCATTGGAACCTTGAGATTAACACAAAAGGGAAAAGTAAAAACTTATAAGCTTTATTCAGCAGTTTCTAGCGGAGCTTTAACAAAGAATGATATGCCTATATATCTTATGGCGGCGGGAATATTAGCTTTAGTTTTAGTAGGAATAGCGCTTATAATAAGAACAAATTATTTGAAGAAAAGAAAAAGAAGGAGAAAAATAAAATATTAA